Within the Indicator indicator isolate 239-I01 chromosome 1, UM_Iind_1.1, whole genome shotgun sequence genome, the region AACGAATGTGCTGCAATGCAGGCCACTTGGTGCCCCTGACTTCTAGCTCCCAGGCACCTGCCTAGATGTGGCACCTCTATTAGGCAGGCTACAGCTATTAGTCTGAGCCAGAGGTGGGTAAgaaattattaattaaaaacccggggagggggaggggaaagataGAAGAAACTTGTAACAATAAGCTAGTAAGACCCATACATTGTGCTGCATTCACATAAACTGCAACTCAGGAAAGCTCTTAGGCACATATTTAAGATAAAATACATTCATTTTTGCCCTCAAAAGGGTTCTGTGAAAGCAAGTAATTTTTTGAGACCTCCATGACTGCCtagtaaaaagaaaacatcttcaCTACCAGTTCTGAGGTCTGCTTAGCAATCACCACGGGACATTTTATTGAAATATGCAGCTGAAGATCACAACAAATATTAAATCTCCATCCAAAGGCATAACAGCTAATGATACCTGTGGTTAAATCAGGCCCACATTGATGATAACAAGATACATTTAATAGGCACTTCAGAGACAGGACAGACACcagagcaacagcaatgagTGAAGACTTgctgtgccccagcagctgccctttgCACCACTCCTCCATACATTCCATCCACTGTCCATGCTACACTGCATGGATCTGCTCTTCCATACCAATCCCACCCACCAAGGCATGCCCCTTTCAGAACCActacagaaaacattttccatgCTCATTTGTCTCATTTGCTCTATTAATTAAAAGTCTATGCCACAGCAATTCACAGAGATTCTTTGCCAActcaaaatgttttattttccatttttgaaGCTTCTTGAACTCACAGCCAACCATTCCTAATGCTGTAATGAAGTTACATGCTGCTCTGCAAGtctgcacatagaatcatagaatcacaaaggatggaaaagacctttaagattatcaagtccaaccataacccaagtATCATGACTAAACTATATGCTGAAGCTTCTttatcacctccagggatggcaactccaccacctccctgggcaacctgttccaacacctctctcagtaaagaaggttttcctaatgtccaacctaaaccctccccttaaatccatttcctctcgtcctatcactggttacttgggagaagagaccaacaccagccttgccccaaactcctttcaggtagttgtagagggcaataagagttcccctcagctttcttttctccagactaaacaaccccagctccctcagcttctcctcctaggacatgccctccaaacccctcaccagcatcgttgctcttctctggataccttctaggacctcaatgtctttcttgcagtaaGAGGGCCCAAACTGAACGCAGTGATGTTTAAAGTGAAGTCTCATCAGTGACAATACAGGGGACAATTAGTTCTCTAGTCCTGCCTGCCACACTGCTACTCCTCAtgaaggccaggatgctgttggccgccttggccacctgagtcattgctggctcctgttcagctggctgCCAACAGACACTCCCATCATTCCTTTCAGTCGCTCTTATCCCCACAGACACCATTTGTGCAAGGATCCTGAATATCATTATTCCCATTTTCCTAGCAGAGAACCAAAGCATTAACATCACAGACCAGTGACAGATGACATCTCAGACTCTAAATCCTACTTTGAATTTTTCCAGACCAGTGACGGAGAATCTGCCAACCCTAGGGAGCGTATCTGCCAGAGGCATATTtacaaacagcagctctgtaTTTACCAAGTGAAGAGGTGAACTGCCAAGGAATGCAAAAAGCCTTGCCCTAAAGAGGTTATAATTTCTGTAGGTGGAGAGCATGGAGAGGTCTGAAGATTTCACAACAAACAAATGCTAATGTATTTACTGATGAGAATTAGCTATGGTGAGCTCATGGCATAGAGTGAGAGCTGATAGATTTTACTGGAGAAAGGATCTAAAAATGATGTGTTGGATATATGACAAAAATCCAGGGTGAAGATTTTAAACAGTCAGAGATGAACAGGAATGACTCTGGTTTAACTCTATAGCCATTCTACCAGCTAAAAAAATGGAATCATATCACATTGTGAGATATTTTGGCTACCACCAAGTGCTCAATAACAGCATAAAAGTACATGGTAAGAAATCTTACTAAATTATACCGTAAGAAAACATTCACACCATGTATATATCCCTGGAGAATAAACAGGGTTATCTTGCCACTAGTGGTCCTTTCAGAACTGCAGCTGACAGGCATTTATGTCAGAAGTTGTTCTGACTTGAACAACAGCTGTTTGTAGTGCAAAAATACACAAGCTCCTGAAACTGAGCTTCAGGACCCTGCAGAAGAGGATCACAGAGGGTTTCTAAACCCTTGGCAATCCATCTTCACTAACTCTGCCATTCAGCATAGTCTTAGGAATCTGCTTTTTGTCCCCAACTTCTTCAGCTGTACACTCAGGAGGCTCTAGGTCATCATATCTTCTCCGATAGACCACCCTTGAGATTAGTGTTATCAGAAACATTTCCATGATGAGGACCTGCTGGCTCACATCTGCCAaataaaacagaagacaaagaaaagcccCCAAAAAGGGGGAAATcagacccaaaaaaaaaatacctggcttattaattttcatctgtgcaaaaaagaacaaactttACCATCCTGTCCCATCTCAGAGCGTCTCTCacgctcagaaaaaaaaaaaaaatcagttacagAATTACACTACTGCCCATCAATAAGCATGCACCACCAACAAAATGCAAGAGATCTGGCATGGTTCTTGAACTCACAGCCAACCATTCCCAATGCTATGATGAAATTACATGCTGCTCTGCAAGTCTGCATGTTgatatatttttctcttatttccaTTCCACCTCTTCTCATTTCCAATTCAACCTCTTCTCATTATCAAGTTTTTCTCTGTGACCACGAAAGCTTATAAAACTTTTGTCCCTGTTTTCTATTTAAAAGCTGGGATTCTCCAAAAGGTACATGATCTTCAGGAAATTAGTATTTTGAGAAAATATCAAATATCACAGTCAGCAACATTGACCTGCCACCGCCATATGTAAATGAAGAACATCCTTCCCAAGAGAACTTACATGATCCTGTTGCTGAAgaggagagtggtggaacacaggCAATGACCCTTTGTGTGGCCAACATCTTGATAATAGGTGTTTGCAAGTTGTTCAGAATGACAATAAACTGCACCAGAAAGAGTAAAATGATGACTTAGCTACCAGGAATAGGTTTATAGTTCACACAACAGTTCTGCTTTCATAACAGACCCTCTTTTGGCTCATTTCTCCCTTCTtgtcctccctctcctcccatccaccagcaggctgcctgcagctgagtaTAAACCCTCACATTGACAGAGTTTGCTGTCCTACACCTGGATTCACCATAATGCAGCTTTGCAGGTGTGACTATTCTGCTTAATGCATTTATAAGTACTTAATAATTTACTTAACAGTGACCTTAGTGCAGCAGACTCTCTATATGTCCTGTTCAAGAAGGATGCATATCCAAGGATTCTGCTGTACTCTTTTCAGGGCAATGTGCAAAACCAGTAGCTCTGtccctgatttttttcagtgtaactATCTGGTTCTGTTCCTTACTATTTAATGATTCCCAACCATTTTCATTATTATCTAACTCTAAAGTGCAGAATGGCTAAGGGAAATATTGGCAAAACAGAACATTGCTATGTGCTGAAACAATTCAAACAACAGCCACCTACACATCCTCTCCTAGTTTTTAGAACTACACACCAGCATTGTGTTTCAGGATACTGCATCTACAAAGCCTTCTTCAAGCCTCACAGAAGGGGCTGTTTTGATTTCAGTTACCTACAGATATGTGTATTTTATGCAGCTTTCATACCTCCAACACTCCTGAGAGACTAGATGTAAATTGGCTCAGGCTGAAACTGATGAGCAGCCAAGGCGAGTACTTGAAAAGGCTGCAGCTTTAATCAAGTAAAAAGATGCCTTTAAATAGTGTatttaatgagaaataaaatactaGAACATTTCAACAAAGGAAGAACCAGAGAGACAGTGTTATACCAGCAGTTAAGAAATATTAAACTGCTCACCTGATAAAGAGTAAACTTTGGGATGATCTTTTTACAGGTAAGGACATTTTTAACTTGTAGAAACATGATTCCAACTGGCCACAGCCCAATAATGGTGAGGACACCAACAATACAGTTAATCCATATTGCAGCTCCTTTGGGAGATAACTGAGAAGCAAATTAAACAAGTGTACCTATAAAACTTTACAGTGCATTTTACTGTTTCCAGGAAGAAGTTGTGAATTGGGTGATGCAGATGTTAAAATGCTTGTTTCTGTCTCTATAAAagctgatggcagcagcagctgctggagcctgcaTGGGAAACGTGCACAGCATCAACTGCAGTATTAGCAGGGTGCTCTCACTCAGCAGGCACAGACATGTGAATCTGTTCAGCCTGGCAAGTGACACAACCCTCAATctgaccccagcagcacctgagAATGCTCAGCAGCTCATCAGAGCATATTCAAGATTCAGAGAGGTGCTTTCTTTTACAccatgaaacaacaacaacaacaacaaaaatattacTTTTATTCTGAGTTATCCAAGAGGTGCAAAATTATTAGCAGATAGAATTCTCCCTCATCTGTGGCTTAGATGGTAGAAAGCAGAAGTACTGTCTTTTCTACTTTGCATGGACATGAAAATCACCGTGATTTGCAGTAAAACATAAAATTAGGCTTTCTGTTTACTTGTCAGTACATACacttgggcagggacatcccacAGGGCAACTTGCAGTCCTCAtgttcatagcatcatagaatggcttaggttggaagggaccttagagatcatctgttccaacctccccaccatgggcagggatgcctctaaactagactcagctgctcaaggcctcatacaacctggccttggacacctccagtgTGCAGACATTCTAACCATACAAGCTGGGAGCATAATATTGGAGTATACTGGAACACAATCTGGTAACAAACACACCCTGATGGCCAGTTTCTTTCCAAGAGAACCCAGCAAATGTAGAGCCTAAGGGAAGGCAGAATTTATATGCTTCAGGGTGTCAAAAGAATACAGTAAAAACTCATTGGAAGTGCTCCTAGATTTCACAGTACTAACATCAACCCTAAAATCCATGGATTTTGTGGATCATCTCTGATTAAAACATTTACTTACATTGGAAAGGGTGTAATTGCCATTAGTCCAAAGCACTATTGATAAGAATATGAGCATGGGTCGAAAGCAAACAAGCTGGAAGGTGCCCAGCTTCAGCCAAAAGAGAGTTCGCCTggacaaaaatcaaaacaataaaacaagaatgaaaaaaaaaatcacataggCCAAGATCTTATTAACATTaacaactttctttttttttttttttaatactgtcaACTGTAAAACCTTTTCCACTCCTGTAGCATGTGGATAaaatctggggaggaacagttACTGGTTTCTGCACAATAATGCCACTTGCTCTTGCCTTCCTGCTTTACTGTTTCAGTTCACTGATGAAATCGGGCAATTCAGCCTTCCTGGTCAAACACTGGCCAGTTCTGTGGTAggtgaagaaaggaaataacaCAGCCCTAGGTGAAAAGACTGCTAGTTCTTGAATACTTACTACCATGTAGCGTGGGGGTTTGTTTCTCCATACTCTAACAGCAGAAAAGTATTATCTTTGCCTTGGCAAACCGCACAGGGCCAGCAGGACAGCTCAGGATTTCCTTACTTCTATCAATATAAACTGAGTCCAGTACACAGCCCATAACCCGGCCAGTCAGCATTAAAAGCCACCAGCAAAGGGGCAGATGAACTTTCTAACAGGAGGATATGAAATCTGACTGACCTGAACCCCGTTTCAGTCTTTCTAGGACAAGCTGTGGCTGCTACAACTGGCTCATATTTTAGCCTGTTACTGTGTATTATTTGCCATACTGTCAATGCTGTCTACACTCCAGCACTTTGGGCCCTTGAGAAAGCCATCAGAGATATCTCAGCAAACAACAGGCTGCCATCTAGTATGCTACAGGATACAGCCATGAACCAGGAATTGCTCAAACCACAGGATTGTGAACAGCACAAACACATGTGGAAAGGCCTGCAACTACCCTCCActtagtgtgtgtg harbors:
- the LOC128973806 gene encoding organic solute transporter subunit alpha-like yields the protein MEGEANGTLHPSSCGAKDPPYSQELLQSLDLPGRFLFAILTLMMLIADLVFIEEAVYIYRKIPSCRRSIIIWITAAAPVIATTSCIGMWIPRSTMFTDFTAAVFFAITIHKFLMMMIKECGGQKLLLRRFENGRFKISTGPCCCCCLCLPRVRITRRTLFWLKLGTFQLVCFRPMLIFLSIVLWTNGNYTLSNLSPKGAAIWINCIVGVLTIIGLWPVGIMFLQVKNVLTCKKIIPKFTLYQFIVILNNLQTPIIKMLATQRVIACVPPLSSSATGSYVSQQVLIMEMFLITLISRVVYRRRYDDLEPPECTAEEVGDKKQIPKTMLNGRVSEDGLPRV